One genomic segment of Hordeum vulgare subsp. vulgare chromosome 2H, MorexV3_pseudomolecules_assembly, whole genome shotgun sequence includes these proteins:
- the LOC123430466 gene encoding uncharacterized protein LOC123430466 codes for MATSMRWIALFLLVDVCALAVSAVIDDGLLPNGDFRNGPDKSQMNGPVVTGKHAIPNWELSGFVEYIESGHTQEDMILPVPVGANAVRLGNDATIRQQLKVSRHTYYSISFIAARSCAQAEKLNVSVDPEFGVLPIQTVYTNTGWDTYSWAFKPRHSTVWLSIHNTGIEENPACGPLLIAVAIKTLYPHVYNRGNLVKNGDFEQGPYIFTNTPWGALVPPIFEDVHSPLPGWMIMSDTKVVKYIDAQHHAVPKGARAVELVAGVEVALVQEVAGTVPGRSYRLSFSVGDARNGCVGSLGVDVYAAREKRRVTYHSRGTGGHKCAKLEFTAIADKTRVVFQSSNHHTVNATLCGPVVDDVWLVRLK; via the exons ATGGCAACAAGCATGCGTTGGATAGCGCTCTTCTTGCTGGTCGACGTGTGTGCTCTGGCCGTTTCTGCCGTCATCGACGATG GCCTGTTACCCAACGGGGACTTCAGAAACGGGCCAGACAAGTCTCAGATGAATGGCCCGGTGGTGACGGGGAAGCACGCGATACCGAACTGGGAGCTCTCCGGGTTCGTGGAGTACATCGAGTCGGGCCACACGCAGGAAGACATGATCCTGCCGGTTCCGGTGGGCGCGAACGCCGTGCGGCTGGGCAACGACGCCACCATCCGGCAGCAGCTGAAAGTTTCCCGCCACACCTACTACTCCATCTCCTTCATCGCCGCGCGGTCATGCGCCCAGGCCGAGAAGCTGAACGTGTCGGTCGACCCGGAGTTCGGCGTGCTCCCGATCCAGACCGTGTACACCAACACCGGCTGGGACACCTACTCCTGGGCGTTCAAGCCAAGGCACAGCACCGTGTGGCTGTCCATCCACAACACCGGCATCGAGGAGAACCCGGCGTGCGGCCCTCTCCTCATCGCCGTCGCCATCAAGACCCTCTACCCTCACGTGTACAACAGGG GCAACTTGGTGAAGAACGGGGACTTCGAGCAGGGGCCATACATCTTCACGAACACGCCGTGGGGCGCGCTGGTGCCGCCGATCTTCGAGGACGTGCACTCGCCGCTCCCTGGGTGGATGATCATGTCGGACACGAAGGTGGTCAAGTACATCGACGCGCAGCACCACGCGGTGCCCAAGGGCGCGCGCGCCGTGGAGCTGGTGGCCGGCGTGGAGGTGGCGCTGGTGCAGGAGGTGGCGGGCACCGTGCCCGGGCGGTCCTACAGGCTCTCGTTCAGCGTCGGGGATGCGCGCAACGGGTGCGTCGGGTCACTGGGCGTGGACGTGTACGCCGCGCGGGAGAAGCGGAGGGTCACGTACCACTCCCGCGGCACCGGCGGGCACAAGTGCGCCAAGCTCGAGTTCACGGCCATCGCCGACAAGACGCGCGTGGTGTTCCAGAGCTCCAACCACCACACCGTCAACGCCACGCTCTGCGGGCCCGTCGTTGATGACGTCTGGCTCGTCAGGCTCAAGTAG